In Promicromonospora sp. Populi, one genomic interval encodes:
- the dapD gene encoding 2,3,4,5-tetrahydropyridine-2,6-dicarboxylate N-succinyltransferase has translation MTTAWGFGLATIAHDGTTLDTWYPAPALGDVPDGATPPEALAALVGTDDVRGVRLEVVTTQIDLTDPPKDVSDAYLRLHLLSAREVRPHGLNMDGIFGVLTNVVWTSAGPCAVAGFEETRLRLRARGHVTVFGVDKFPRLVDYLIPSGVRIADADRVRLGAHLAPGTTVMHEGFVNYNAGTLGASMVEGRISAGVTVGDGSDVGGGASIMGTLSGGGKEVVSLGERCLLGANAGLGIPLGDDCVVEAGLYLTAGTKVTVLGAAVDPTGDGTAAVKARELAGRSNLLFRRNSTTGTVEVLDRTGVGIELNEALHAN, from the coding sequence ATGACGACCGCATGGGGTTTCGGCCTTGCCACGATCGCCCACGACGGCACCACTCTCGACACCTGGTACCCGGCGCCAGCCCTCGGTGACGTGCCGGACGGCGCCACCCCGCCCGAGGCTCTCGCCGCGCTCGTCGGCACGGACGACGTTCGGGGCGTGCGGCTGGAGGTCGTGACCACGCAGATCGACCTCACCGACCCGCCCAAGGACGTCTCCGACGCCTACCTGCGCCTGCACCTGCTGTCCGCCCGCGAGGTGCGTCCGCACGGCCTGAACATGGACGGCATCTTCGGCGTGCTCACCAACGTCGTCTGGACCAGCGCGGGCCCGTGCGCCGTCGCGGGCTTCGAGGAGACCCGGCTGCGCCTGCGCGCCCGTGGTCACGTCACGGTGTTCGGCGTCGACAAGTTCCCCCGCCTGGTCGACTACCTGATCCCGTCGGGCGTGCGCATCGCCGACGCCGACCGGGTCCGGCTCGGCGCCCACCTCGCCCCGGGCACCACGGTGATGCACGAGGGCTTCGTCAACTACAACGCGGGCACGCTCGGCGCGTCCATGGTCGAGGGCCGTATCTCGGCGGGGGTCACGGTCGGCGACGGGTCCGACGTCGGCGGTGGCGCCTCGATCATGGGCACCCTGTCCGGCGGCGGCAAGGAGGTCGTCTCGCTCGGCGAGCGCTGCCTCCTCGGCGCCAACGCGGGCCTGGGCATCCCCCTCGGCGACGACTGCGTGGTCGAGGCCGGGCTGTACCTGACCGCGGGCACCAAGGTCACGGTGCTGGGCGCCGCGGTGGACCCGACGGGGGACGGCACCGCGGCGGTCAAGGCCCGCGAGCTGGCGGGACGCAGCAACCTGCTGTTCCGCCGCAACTCCACCACCGGGACCGTCGAGGTGCTCGACCGGACCGGGGTCGGGATCGAGCTCAACGAGGCCCTGCACGCGAACTGA
- a CDS encoding zf-HC2 domain-containing protein, with protein sequence MSAHLGDLVSALADGQLSPADTERALSHVTMCRLCARELDIARAARRALSSAADVVPDPALTARLMALQASIPPTDDDPLRRPFLGPDPLSTPVWQTSAFDGGDAFSGRLDRPARRRRATRITALGMGGVGVLGLALFTLGDVPVVSPQLSAQTSMTMLGRTGSDTVAAGEDVLAGLDAAPGERTSAALDWAADNGWVVPADLPDGYTVTAMRLVGDQGQTLEIDLAGPSGHAVVRERPGQLAEDGKGAAGDVQVLATEPVHVAWQSDDMVVDVVADAPEDVLAKLVASFGEDGYDAGVLPRIARGWNTVTGAIESP encoded by the coding sequence ATGAGCGCCCACCTCGGCGACCTCGTCAGCGCGCTGGCCGACGGTCAGCTCTCCCCGGCGGACACCGAGCGGGCCCTGTCCCACGTGACGATGTGCCGGCTGTGCGCCCGCGAGCTGGACATCGCCCGCGCGGCCCGGCGAGCGCTCTCGTCCGCGGCCGACGTGGTGCCCGACCCGGCCCTCACCGCGCGGCTGATGGCGCTCCAGGCGAGCATCCCGCCTACCGACGACGATCCGCTGCGCCGCCCGTTCCTCGGCCCCGACCCGCTGTCCACCCCCGTGTGGCAGACGTCGGCGTTCGACGGCGGCGATGCGTTCTCCGGCCGGCTCGACCGCCCGGCGCGCCGTCGACGGGCCACGCGGATCACCGCGCTCGGTATGGGCGGCGTGGGCGTGCTGGGGCTGGCGCTCTTCACGCTCGGCGACGTTCCCGTCGTGTCCCCGCAGCTCTCCGCGCAGACCAGCATGACGATGCTCGGCCGCACGGGCTCGGACACGGTAGCGGCCGGCGAGGACGTGCTCGCGGGGCTTGATGCGGCGCCCGGCGAGCGTACTTCCGCGGCGCTCGACTGGGCCGCGGACAACGGCTGGGTGGTGCCGGCCGACCTGCCTGACGGGTACACGGTCACGGCCATGCGCCTGGTGGGCGACCAGGGCCAGACGCTGGAGATCGACCTGGCCGGCCCCTCGGGCCACGCGGTGGTCCGGGAACGCCCCGGGCAGCTGGCCGAGGACGGCAAGGGCGCCGCCGGTGACGTGCAGGTGCTCGCCACCGAGCCGGTCCACGTGGCGTGGCAGTCGGACGACATGGTGGTCGACGTCGTCGCGGACGCCCCCGAGGACGTGCTGGCCAAGCTCGTGGCATCGTTCGGCGAGGATGGCTACGATGCCGGGGTCCTGCCGCGAATCGCCCGCGGGTGGAACACCGTGACAGGAGCCATCGAGAGCCCATGA
- the dapE gene encoding succinyl-diaminopimelate desuccinylase, whose amino-acid sequence MDNVIDPALLDPAGDGSDLVALTRAICDIPSVSGDEKALADAIETLLRGFPHLEVLRDGDALVARTSLGRDRRVVVAGHIDTVPVADNLPTRLVGVGADAELWGRGTVDMLGGVAVALALAAELGGPGSAPAHDLTWIFYDHEEVDSALNGLGRLARNHPELLAGDFAILGEPSNAGIEGGCNGTMRIEVRTRGVAAHSARAWTGENAIHAVAPVLARLAAYEPRSVEVDGLVYREGLNAVRIEGGIAGNVIPDACTVEVNYRFAPSRSVEEAEAHLREVFEGFDVVVTDAAGGARPGLDDPLAAQFVQSVLATTGGEPAPKYGWTDVARFSALGVPAVNFGPGDPLLAHKDDEHLPVAQLAQCRDALRAWLLGG is encoded by the coding sequence GTGGACAACGTGATCGACCCCGCCCTGCTGGACCCCGCCGGTGACGGGTCCGACCTCGTCGCCCTCACCCGGGCCATCTGTGACATCCCGTCCGTCAGCGGCGACGAGAAGGCCCTCGCCGACGCGATCGAGACCCTGCTGCGCGGCTTCCCGCACCTGGAGGTGCTGCGCGACGGCGACGCCCTGGTCGCCCGCACGAGCCTGGGCCGGGACCGGCGCGTGGTCGTGGCCGGCCACATCGACACCGTGCCCGTCGCGGACAACCTGCCCACCCGCCTGGTCGGCGTGGGCGCCGACGCGGAGCTCTGGGGCCGGGGCACCGTCGACATGCTGGGCGGGGTCGCCGTCGCCCTCGCACTTGCCGCCGAGCTCGGCGGGCCGGGCAGCGCGCCCGCGCACGACCTGACGTGGATCTTCTACGACCACGAGGAGGTCGACTCCGCCCTGAACGGCCTGGGCCGCCTCGCGCGCAACCATCCGGAGCTCTTGGCCGGCGACTTCGCGATCCTGGGCGAGCCCTCGAACGCCGGGATCGAGGGCGGCTGCAACGGCACCATGCGCATCGAGGTGCGCACCCGCGGCGTCGCGGCGCACTCCGCGCGGGCGTGGACGGGGGAGAACGCGATCCACGCGGTCGCGCCCGTGCTCGCCCGCCTCGCGGCGTACGAGCCGCGCTCGGTCGAGGTCGACGGCCTGGTCTACCGCGAGGGCCTCAACGCCGTGCGGATCGAGGGCGGCATCGCGGGCAACGTGATCCCCGACGCGTGCACGGTAGAGGTGAACTACCGGTTCGCGCCGTCCCGCTCCGTCGAGGAGGCCGAGGCCCACCTGCGGGAGGTCTTCGAGGGGTTCGACGTCGTGGTGACGGACGCCGCGGGCGGCGCGCGGCCGGGCCTCGACGACCCGCTGGCCGCACAGTTCGTGCAGTCGGTGCTGGCCACCACCGGCGGCGAGCCCGCCCCGAAGTACGGCTGGACCGACGTCGCCCGGTTCTCCGCGCTCGGAGTCCCGGCCGTCAACTTCGGCCCGGGCGACCCGCTGCTTGCGCACAAGGACGACGAGCACCTTCCGGTGGCGCAGCTCGCGCAGTGCCGGGACGCGCTGCGAGCCTGGCTGCTCGGCGGATAG
- a CDS encoding TIGR00730 family Rossman fold protein: MSDDGIPQSGRGYRRGPVLLRGNQIPKTTTDQRLLAPDQEADWLHSDPWRVMRIQSEFVEGFGALAELGQAVSVFGSARTKPGHQDYRAGETVGRLLVEAGYAVITGGGPGIMEAANKGAAEAGGTSVGLGIELPFEQGVNEYVNLGINFRYFFARKTMFLKYAQGFIVMPGGFGTFDELFEAVTLVQTHKVTQFPLVLVGKEYWGGLLEWIRSTALAHGTISEVDLDILYLTDDPAEAVRHVVERAHQIAAEHAALQAAAAAERATEDAVQEGQELHSTLGGA; encoded by the coding sequence ATGAGCGACGACGGCATTCCACAGTCCGGCCGCGGGTACCGCCGCGGTCCGGTACTGCTGCGCGGGAACCAGATCCCGAAGACCACCACGGACCAGCGGCTCCTCGCGCCGGACCAGGAGGCGGACTGGCTGCACAGCGACCCGTGGCGCGTGATGCGCATCCAGAGCGAGTTCGTCGAGGGTTTCGGCGCCCTGGCGGAGCTCGGGCAGGCGGTCTCCGTGTTCGGCTCGGCGCGGACCAAGCCGGGCCACCAGGACTACCGCGCGGGCGAGACCGTGGGCCGGCTCCTGGTGGAGGCCGGGTACGCCGTCATCACCGGTGGCGGGCCGGGCATCATGGAGGCCGCAAACAAGGGCGCCGCCGAAGCAGGCGGTACCTCGGTGGGGCTCGGAATCGAGCTGCCCTTCGAACAGGGCGTCAACGAGTATGTCAATCTCGGCATCAACTTCAGGTACTTCTTCGCGCGAAAGACCATGTTCCTGAAGTACGCACAGGGATTCATCGTGATGCCCGGGGGATTCGGCACCTTCGACGAGCTCTTCGAAGCGGTCACCCTGGTTCAGACGCACAAGGTGACACAGTTCCCGCTAGTCCTGGTGGGTAAGGAGTACTGGGGCGGTCTCCTGGAGTGGATCCGGTCGACGGCGCTGGCGCACGGCACCATAAGCGAGGTCGACCTCGACATCCTCTACCTCACCGACGACCCCGCCGAGGCCGTGCGGCACGTCGTGGAGCGCGCCCACCAGATCGCTGCCGAGCACGCGGCGCTGCAGGCGGCCGCGGCGGCGGAGCGGGCGACCGAAGACGCCGTGCAGGAAGGGCAGGAGCTGCACAGCACCCTGGGCGGCGCGTAG
- a CDS encoding ABC transporter ATP-binding protein has protein sequence MTTVDISSPGPVSAAGDAVLSFEDLTVTFKTEFGEVHAVKGIDLEVRPGEVVALVGESGSGKSVTSMTALGLLPSNARVGGVIRVGDKVVGGLDGRGLRNMRGNDVAMVFQEPMTALNPVLTIGDQLTEGLQLHGIAFGKQATARAAELLAMVGIPEPERRLKQYPHELSGGQRQRVVIAMAIACDPKVIIADEPTTALDVTVQADILDLLRSLKDKLNTGILLITHNMGVVADMADRVAVMLKGDLVETGTADQVLNHPRHDYTKRLLAAVPHLGSGPGQFGDVAPVVAAPEDLPALDLGNLVIEYHRLGKPTFRAVDDVSLSVAQGEIVGLVGESGSGKSTIAKCALGLIPAASGSVSILGSDFTRMRGKELKAMRRRIGVVFQDPASSLNPRLPIGDVIAEPLVVHKEGDDKSRRRRVLELLDAVELPRSVYNRYPHELSGGQRQRVSIARALTLDPELLVADEPTSALDVSVQANVLKMFTALQERYKFACLFVSHDLAVIDLLAHRVVVLQNGKIVEQGPREEVLHHPREEYTQRLIAAAPVPEPLEQRRRREARHALLNQLGEDVAELRVDDDYERPRPRQDEGGNPSGLTGFMGGVDGGGGGGDGTY, from the coding sequence ATGACCACTGTTGACATCAGCTCTCCCGGTCCCGTCTCGGCGGCCGGCGACGCCGTCCTCTCCTTCGAGGACCTCACCGTCACGTTCAAGACCGAGTTCGGCGAGGTGCACGCGGTCAAGGGCATCGACCTGGAGGTACGCCCCGGGGAGGTCGTCGCGCTCGTGGGCGAGTCCGGTTCGGGCAAGTCCGTCACCTCGATGACGGCGCTCGGGCTGCTGCCCAGCAACGCCCGCGTCGGCGGCGTCATCCGCGTGGGCGACAAGGTGGTGGGCGGCCTGGACGGCCGGGGGCTGCGCAACATGCGCGGCAACGACGTGGCCATGGTGTTCCAGGAGCCCATGACCGCGCTGAACCCCGTGCTCACCATCGGCGACCAGCTCACCGAAGGCCTGCAGCTGCACGGCATCGCCTTCGGCAAGCAGGCCACGGCGCGGGCGGCGGAGCTGCTCGCCATGGTCGGCATCCCCGAGCCGGAGCGCCGGCTCAAGCAGTACCCGCACGAGCTCTCCGGCGGCCAGCGCCAGCGTGTGGTCATCGCGATGGCGATCGCCTGCGACCCCAAGGTGATCATCGCCGACGAGCCCACCACGGCCCTCGACGTGACCGTGCAGGCCGACATCCTCGACCTGCTGCGCTCGCTCAAGGACAAGCTGAACACCGGCATCCTGCTGATCACCCACAACATGGGTGTTGTGGCGGACATGGCCGACCGCGTCGCCGTCATGCTCAAGGGCGATCTCGTGGAGACCGGCACCGCCGACCAGGTGCTCAACCACCCGCGCCACGACTACACGAAGCGCCTGCTGGCCGCCGTGCCCCACCTGGGGTCCGGGCCGGGCCAGTTCGGCGACGTCGCCCCGGTCGTCGCCGCTCCCGAGGACCTGCCCGCGCTCGACCTGGGCAACCTCGTCATCGAGTACCACCGGCTCGGCAAGCCGACGTTCCGGGCCGTCGACGACGTGTCGCTCTCCGTGGCGCAAGGCGAGATCGTGGGCCTCGTGGGCGAGTCGGGCTCCGGCAAGTCCACGATCGCCAAGTGCGCGCTCGGGCTCATCCCGGCCGCGTCGGGCTCGGTCTCCATCCTCGGCAGCGACTTCACGAGGATGCGCGGCAAGGAGCTCAAGGCCATGCGCCGGCGCATCGGTGTTGTGTTCCAGGACCCGGCGTCGTCGCTCAACCCGCGCCTGCCCATCGGCGACGTGATCGCGGAGCCCCTGGTGGTGCACAAGGAGGGCGACGACAAGTCGCGCCGCCGGCGCGTGCTGGAGCTGCTCGACGCCGTCGAGCTGCCGCGCAGCGTCTACAACCGGTACCCGCACGAGCTCTCCGGCGGCCAGCGGCAGCGCGTCAGCATCGCCCGCGCACTGACGCTCGACCCGGAGCTGCTGGTCGCGGACGAGCCGACGTCGGCCCTCGACGTGTCGGTGCAGGCCAACGTGCTGAAGATGTTCACGGCGCTGCAGGAGCGGTACAAGTTCGCCTGCCTGTTTGTGAGCCACGACCTCGCGGTGATCGACCTGCTCGCCCACCGCGTGGTGGTGCTGCAGAACGGCAAGATCGTCGAGCAGGGCCCGCGCGAGGAGGTGCTGCACCACCCCCGCGAGGAGTACACGCAGCGGCTCATCGCGGCCGCACCCGTGCCGGAGCCGCTGGAGCAGCGCCGCCGTCGCGAGGCCCGGCACGCCCTGCTGAACCAGCTCGGCGAGGACGTCGCGGAGCTGCGGGTGGACGACGACTACGAGCGCCCGCGCCCCCGCCAGGACGAGGGCGGCAACCCGTCGGGCCTTACCGGCTTCATGGGCGGTGTAGACGGAGGCGGTGGAGGCGGCGACGGCACCTACTGA
- the folP gene encoding dihydropteroate synthase: protein MDGPDTGDTPVPRASAPLVLRGREVGHDGAAVRPVVMAVLNRTTDSFYAPARVPDDASALAVAERAFADGAEILDVGGVRAGNGAPVDEAEEIRRVVPFVAAVRRTLPDLLVSVDTWRAGVARAAIDAGADLINDTWAGHDRGLVEVAGAAGVGVVCSHTGGAVPRTDPYRVEYPDGLVADVVTTLRAAAERAVACGVPRASVLVDPTHDFGKNTWHSLHLLRSTGALAGLGFPLLMALSRKDFVGETLDLPPEERLEGTLAATAVAAWLGARVFRTHDVVATRRVLDLVAAVRDEAPPAAALRGLA from the coding sequence GTGGACGGTCCGGACACCGGCGACACCCCCGTGCCCCGGGCATCCGCGCCGCTGGTGCTGCGCGGGCGGGAAGTAGGGCACGACGGGGCTGCGGTGCGCCCCGTCGTGATGGCGGTGCTGAACCGCACCACCGACTCGTTCTACGCCCCGGCCCGGGTGCCCGACGACGCCTCGGCGCTGGCCGTCGCGGAGCGCGCGTTCGCGGACGGCGCCGAGATCCTCGACGTCGGCGGCGTCCGGGCCGGCAACGGTGCGCCGGTGGACGAGGCCGAGGAGATCCGCCGCGTCGTGCCGTTCGTGGCGGCGGTCCGGCGCACCCTGCCCGACCTCCTGGTCTCGGTCGACACCTGGCGCGCCGGGGTGGCCCGCGCGGCGATCGACGCGGGCGCGGACCTGATCAACGACACCTGGGCGGGCCACGACCGCGGCCTGGTCGAGGTGGCGGGAGCGGCCGGCGTCGGCGTCGTCTGCTCGCACACGGGCGGGGCGGTGCCGCGCACCGACCCCTACCGCGTGGAGTACCCCGACGGGCTGGTGGCCGACGTCGTGACGACCCTGCGGGCCGCGGCCGAGCGGGCGGTGGCCTGCGGGGTGCCGCGCGCTTCGGTGCTCGTGGACCCGACCCACGACTTCGGCAAGAACACCTGGCACTCCCTGCATCTGCTGCGCAGCACGGGCGCGCTGGCCGGGCTCGGCTTTCCGCTGCTCATGGCGTTGTCCCGCAAGGACTTCGTGGGGGAGACGCTCGACCTTCCGCCCGAGGAACGCCTGGAGGGAACGCTCGCCGCGACGGCGGTCGCCGCGTGGCTCGGCGCACGCGTGTTCCGCACCCACGACGTGGTCGCCACCCGCCGCGTTCTCGACCTCGTGGCGGCCGTCCGCGACGAGGCACCACCCGCCGCCGCCCTGCGTGGACTCGCCTGA
- a CDS encoding DUF3117 domain-containing protein, with protein MAAMKPRTGDGPLEVTKEGRGIVMRVPLEGGGRLVVELNATEASELGDALQTVVAPSA; from the coding sequence ATGGCTGCGATGAAGCCGCGAACGGGTGACGGACCGCTCGAGGTCACCAAGGAGGGGCGCGGCATCGTCATGCGTGTGCCGCTCGAGGGCGGCGGTCGGCTCGTCGTCGAGCTCAACGCGACCGAGGCGAGCGAGCTCGGGGACGCTCTCCAGACCGTCGTCGCGCCCAGTGCCTGA
- a CDS encoding S1C family serine protease, whose amino-acid sequence MTDENPFAPPTPRAAAPSANESSSTPPAASPPVPVGTPDERTPDAAAGSTTEHTTAHTTEHTTEHTTAQLPAQPTDQPAAAQASRSRRGRLGARAVAAVVLVGLLAGAGGGFGAYALLDAQQNARPASADLPQPAAGATQVQRPEGSVAAIAAAALPSVVSIEVRAQQGVATGSGMILRENGYILTNNHVVAEAAAGADVTVTFADGHEQPAELVGATPDYDLAVIRVDESGLVPLVLGDSDDVVVGDSVLAVGSPLGLEATVTTGIVSALHRPVKAGEAAEAAFIDAIQTDAAINPGNSGGPLVNSAGEVIGINSAIAQGPGTTAATGNIGLGFAIPSNQARHTAEQLIETGSATFPIIGVLLDPAYQGEGVRVSLEPQQGTPAVTPDGPADQAGIEPGDVILSIDGRPVSVADELIVAIRAKAPGAPVTLLVRSGSDEREVRVVLEERASGQ is encoded by the coding sequence ATGACCGACGAGAACCCGTTCGCGCCGCCCACGCCGCGCGCAGCAGCGCCCTCCGCGAACGAGTCGTCGTCGACTCCGCCTGCGGCCTCCCCGCCCGTGCCCGTCGGAACACCGGACGAGCGGACGCCGGATGCCGCCGCCGGGTCGACCACCGAACACACCACCGCACACACCACCGAACACACCACCGAACACACCACCGCGCAGCTTCCGGCCCAGCCGACCGACCAGCCCGCCGCGGCGCAGGCCAGCCGGTCCCGGCGGGGCCGGCTCGGTGCGCGGGCCGTGGCCGCCGTCGTGCTGGTGGGGCTGCTCGCGGGTGCGGGCGGTGGCTTCGGCGCCTACGCGCTGCTGGACGCCCAGCAGAACGCGCGCCCGGCGAGCGCCGACCTGCCGCAGCCCGCGGCCGGCGCCACCCAGGTGCAGCGCCCCGAGGGTTCGGTGGCCGCCATCGCCGCCGCGGCGCTGCCGAGCGTGGTCTCGATCGAGGTGCGGGCCCAGCAGGGTGTCGCCACGGGCTCGGGCATGATCCTCCGGGAGAACGGCTACATCCTCACGAACAACCACGTGGTCGCGGAAGCGGCTGCGGGGGCCGACGTGACCGTCACGTTCGCCGACGGGCACGAGCAGCCCGCGGAGCTCGTGGGCGCGACGCCGGACTACGACCTGGCGGTGATCCGGGTCGACGAGTCGGGTCTGGTGCCGCTGGTGCTGGGCGACTCCGACGACGTGGTCGTGGGCGACTCCGTGCTCGCCGTCGGCTCGCCGCTCGGCCTGGAGGCCACCGTGACCACGGGGATCGTCAGCGCGCTGCACCGCCCGGTGAAGGCGGGGGAGGCCGCCGAGGCGGCCTTCATCGACGCCATCCAGACGGACGCCGCGATCAACCCCGGCAACTCGGGCGGGCCGCTGGTCAACTCGGCGGGCGAGGTGATCGGCATCAACTCCGCCATCGCGCAGGGTCCGGGCACGACCGCCGCGACGGGCAACATCGGGCTCGGCTTCGCCATCCCGTCCAACCAGGCGCGGCACACCGCCGAGCAGCTCATCGAGACGGGCTCCGCCACGTTCCCGATCATCGGCGTGCTCCTCGACCCCGCCTACCAGGGCGAGGGTGTGCGGGTGTCGCTGGAGCCGCAGCAGGGCACTCCGGCGGTCACGCCGGACGGTCCCGCCGACCAGGCGGGCATCGAGCCCGGCGACGTGATCCTCTCGATCGACGGTCGCCCGGTATCCGTGGCCGACGAGCTGATCGTGGCCATCCGGGCCAAGGCGCCGGGCGCCCCGGTGACGCTGCTGGTGCGCTCCGGCAGTGACGAACGCGAGGTCCGCGTCGTCCTGGAAGAGCGGGCAAGCGGCCAGTGA
- a CDS encoding O-methyltransferase, with translation MEAQSFPGLYPDAARDVHICTGPAEVAISTAEPSGHGKVAAWVYSEAFVPEDEVLLRARERASELGCPAVLPGVGAVLRVLAAATNAHAVVEVGTGAGVASLWLLRGMPYDGQLTTIDREVEHQRAARTAFAEDGVAPQRTRIIPGRPGDVLPRLADGAYDLVLVASDPLAYPEYVTEALRLLRPGGVLAIDGALLRDRVADPARRDELTTVVREVGRTLRNDERVLPAMLPSGDGLLLAVRR, from the coding sequence ATGGAAGCCCAGTCGTTCCCCGGGCTGTACCCTGACGCCGCACGTGATGTACACATCTGTACGGGTCCAGCGGAGGTAGCCATCAGCACAGCGGAGCCGTCCGGCCACGGCAAGGTCGCGGCCTGGGTCTACAGCGAGGCATTCGTCCCCGAGGACGAGGTGCTGCTGCGTGCCCGCGAACGCGCCTCGGAGCTGGGCTGCCCCGCGGTGCTGCCCGGCGTCGGCGCGGTGCTGCGGGTCCTGGCCGCCGCCACCAACGCGCACGCGGTGGTGGAGGTCGGCACCGGAGCCGGCGTGGCGTCGCTCTGGCTGCTGCGCGGTATGCCCTACGACGGCCAGCTCACCACCATCGACCGCGAGGTGGAGCACCAGCGGGCGGCGCGCACGGCGTTCGCCGAGGACGGCGTCGCCCCGCAGCGCACCCGGATCATCCCCGGGCGGCCCGGTGACGTGCTGCCCCGGCTCGCGGACGGCGCCTACGACCTGGTGCTCGTGGCGAGCGACCCGCTCGCGTACCCCGAGTACGTGACCGAGGCCCTGCGGCTGCTGCGACCGGGCGGGGTGCTCGCGATCGACGGCGCCCTGCTGCGGGACCGGGTGGCAGACCCTGCCCGCCGCGACGAGCTCACCACCGTGGTGCGTGAGGTGGGCCGGACGCTGCGCAACGACGAGCGGGTGCTGCCTGCCATGCTGCCGAGCGGGGACGGGCTGCTGCTGGCCGTCCGCCGCTGA
- a CDS encoding twin-arginine translocase TatA/TatE family subunit — translation MIGINGWELVVILVIAMFVIGPERLPVYAEQLGSLVRRGRDLLQSAKSRVDDELGPEFNDVDWSKLDPRQYDPRKIVRDALLDDSPPSTPTRSAAARAAEQDDRPTASAGMVAEPGKAPYDDEAT, via the coding sequence GTGATCGGCATCAATGGCTGGGAGCTCGTGGTCATCCTGGTGATCGCGATGTTCGTGATCGGCCCCGAGCGGCTGCCCGTCTACGCGGAGCAGCTCGGCAGCCTCGTGCGTCGCGGCCGGGACCTGCTGCAGAGCGCCAAGTCGCGGGTGGACGACGAGCTCGGCCCCGAGTTCAACGACGTCGACTGGTCCAAGCTCGACCCGCGCCAGTACGACCCGCGCAAGATCGTCCGGGACGCCCTGCTCGACGACAGCCCGCCGTCGACGCCCACGCGGTCCGCCGCGGCACGGGCCGCGGAGCAGGACGACAGGCCCACGGCGTCGGCCGGGATGGTCGCGGAACCCGGAAAGGCGCCGTACGACGACGAGGCAACCTGA
- the sigE gene encoding RNA polymerase sigma factor SigE, whose translation MTSVSTRAPADASASVPSGTGAVDMPWQPPTWEEIVREHSARVYRLAYRLTGNKPDAEDLTQETFIRVFRSLSSYTPGTFEGWLHRITTNLFLDQARRKKRIRMEAMGDDDGHVADTGDFGRPERGYEHANLDQDVQKALDALRPEYRAAVVLCDIEGLSYEEIAVTLGVKLGTVRSRIHRARAQLRDALEHLAPTRGGVVR comes from the coding sequence ATGACTTCTGTGAGCACGCGTGCACCAGCAGATGCAAGCGCGTCGGTACCCTCCGGGACCGGCGCCGTCGACATGCCGTGGCAGCCGCCGACGTGGGAGGAGATCGTGCGTGAGCACTCCGCCCGCGTCTATCGCCTCGCCTACCGGCTGACCGGCAACAAGCCGGATGCCGAGGACCTGACGCAGGAGACCTTCATCCGGGTGTTCCGCTCGCTGTCCAGCTATACGCCGGGCACGTTCGAGGGCTGGCTGCACCGCATCACCACCAACCTGTTCCTGGACCAGGCGCGCCGCAAGAAGCGGATCCGCATGGAGGCGATGGGGGACGACGACGGCCACGTGGCCGACACCGGCGACTTCGGCCGCCCGGAGCGCGGGTACGAGCACGCGAACCTGGACCAGGACGTGCAGAAGGCGCTCGACGCGCTGCGCCCCGAGTACCGCGCCGCCGTCGTGCTGTGCGACATCGAGGGTCTGAGCTACGAGGAGATCGCTGTGACGCTGGGCGTCAAGCTCGGCACCGTGCGCTCCCGTATCCACCGGGCCCGCGCTCAGCTCCGCGACGCGCTGGAGCACCTGGCGCCGACACGCGGGGGTGTTGTGCGATGA